From the genome of Hathewaya histolytica, one region includes:
- the mscL gene encoding large conductance mechanosensitive channel protein MscL produces the protein MWKDFKEFAMKGNVVDLAVGVIIGGAFGKIVTSLVNDVIMPILGLILGGINFTSAKLTLHGLNSEKPLTLNYGQFIQNILDFLIISFSIFLFIRLINRFKRKEEAVEEAKIPEISREEELLGEIRDLLKEKNK, from the coding sequence ATGTGGAAAGATTTTAAGGAATTTGCCATGAAAGGTAATGTAGTCGATCTTGCTGTAGGTGTTATCATAGGTGGTGCCTTCGGAAAGATTGTAACATCTTTAGTAAATGATGTTATAATGCCTATTCTAGGACTTATCTTAGGTGGAATTAATTTTACTAGCGCAAAACTTACACTTCATGGATTAAATTCAGAAAAACCTTTGACTCTTAATTATGGTCAATTTATACAAAATATATTGGACTTCTTAATAATTTCTTTTTCAATATTCCTATTTATAAGACTAATAAACAGATTTAAAAGAAAAGAAGAAGCAGTTGAAGAAGCTAAGATTCCTGAAATTTCAAGAGAAGAAGAGTTACTTGGTGAAATCAGAGATCTTTTAAAAGAAAAAAATAAATAA
- a CDS encoding HTH domain-containing protein codes for MNTIEMVLNSLKEAGEPLKAGEIAEKTGIDKKEVDKAIKKLKAEEKITSPKRCYYTIA; via the coding sequence ATGAATACAATAGAAATGGTTTTAAATAGTTTAAAAGAGGCAGGGGAACCGCTAAAGGCTGGAGAGATAGCAGAAAAGACTGGTATTGACAAAAAAGAAGTGGATAAAGCTATAAAAAAATTAAAAGCCGAAGAAAAGATAACTTCTCCTAAGAGGTGTTATTATACTATTGCATAA
- a CDS encoding collagenase ColG, which translates to MKKNILKILMDSYSKESKIQTVRRVTSVSLLAVYLTMNTSSLVLAKPIENTNDTSIKNVEKLRNAPNEENSKKVEDSKNDKVEHVKNIEEAKVEQVAPEVKSKSTLRSASIANTNSEKYDFEYLNGLSYTELTNLIKNIKWNQINGLFNYSTGSQKFFGDKNRVQAIINALQESGRTYTANDMKGIETFTEVLRAGFYLGYYNDGLSYLNDRNFQDKCIPAMIAIQKNPNFKLGTAVQDEVITSLGKLIGNASANAEVVNNCVPVLKQFRENLNQYAPDYVKGTAVNELIKGIEFDFSGAAYEKDVKTMPWYGKIDPFINELKALGLYGNITSATEWASDVGIYYLSKFGLYSTNRNDIVQSLEKAVDMYKYGKIAFVAMERITWDYDGIGSNGKKVDHDKFLDDAEKHYLPKTYTFDNGTFIIRAGDKVSEEKIKRLYWASREVKSQFHRVVGNDKALEVGNADDVLTMKIFNSPEEYKFNTNINGVSTDNGGLYIEPRGTFYTYERTPQQSIFSLEELFRHEYTHYLQARYLVDGLWGQGPFYEKNRLTWFDEGTAEFFAGSTRTSGVLPRKSILGYLAKDKVDHRYSLKKTLNSGYDDSDWMFYNYGFAVAHYLYEKDMPTFIKMNKAILNTDVKSYDEIIKKLSDDANKNTEYQNHIQELADKYQGAGIPLVSDDYLKDHGYKKASEVYSEISKAASLTNTSVTAEKSQYFNTFTLRGTYTGETSKGEFKDWDEMSKKLDGTLESLAKNSWSGYKTLTAYFTNYRVTSDNKVQYDVVFHGVLTDNADISNNKAPIAKVTGPSTGAVGRNIEFSGKDSKDEDGKIVSYDWDFGDGATSRGKNSVHAYKKAGTYNVTLKVTDDKGATATESFTIEIKNEDTTTPITKEMEPNDDIKEANGPIVEGVTVKGDLNGSDDADTFYFDVKEDGDVTIELPYSGSSNFTWLVYKEGDDQNHIASGIDKNNSKVGTFKSTKGRHYVFIYKHDSASNISYSLNIKGLGNEKLKEKENNDSSDKATVIPNFNTTMQGSLLGDDSRDYYSFEVKEEGEVNIELDKKDEFGVTWTLHPESNINDRITYGQVDGNKVSNKVKLRPGKYYLLVYKYSGSGNYELRVNK; encoded by the coding sequence ATGAAAAAAAATATTTTAAAGATTCTTATGGATAGTTATTCTAAAGAATCTAAAATTCAAACTGTACGTAGGGTTACGAGTGTATCACTTTTAGCGGTATATCTTACTATGAATACTTCAAGTTTAGTTTTAGCAAAACCAATAGAAAATACTAATGATACTAGTATAAAAAATGTGGAGAAATTAAGAAATGCTCCAAATGAAGAGAATAGTAAAAAGGTAGAAGATAGTAAAAATGATAAGGTAGAACATGTGAAAAATATAGAAGAGGCAAAGGTTGAGCAAGTTGCACCCGAAGTAAAATCTAAATCAACTTTAAGAAGTGCTTCTATAGCGAATACTAATTCTGAGAAATATGATTTTGAGTATTTAAATGGTTTGAGCTATACTGAACTTACAAATTTAATTAAAAATATAAAGTGGAATCAAATTAATGGTTTATTTAATTATAGTACAGGTTCTCAAAAGTTCTTTGGAGATAAAAATCGTGTACAAGCTATAATTAATGCTTTACAAGAAAGTGGAAGAACTTACACTGCAAATGATATGAAGGGTATAGAAACTTTCACTGAGGTTTTAAGAGCTGGTTTTTATTTAGGGTACTATAATGATGGTTTATCTTATTTAAATGATAGAAACTTCCAAGATAAATGTATACCTGCAATGATTGCAATTCAAAAAAATCCTAACTTTAAGCTAGGAACTGCAGTTCAAGATGAAGTTATAACTTCTTTAGGAAAACTAATAGGAAATGCTTCTGCTAATGCTGAAGTAGTTAATAATTGTGTACCAGTTCTAAAACAATTTAGAGAAAACTTAAATCAATATGCTCCTGATTACGTTAAAGGAACAGCTGTAAATGAATTAATTAAAGGTATTGAATTCGATTTTTCTGGTGCTGCATATGAAAAAGATGTTAAGACAATGCCTTGGTATGGAAAAATTGATCCATTTATAAATGAACTTAAGGCCTTAGGTCTATATGGAAATATAACAAGTGCAACTGAGTGGGCATCTGATGTTGGAATATACTATTTAAGTAAATTCGGTCTTTACTCAACTAACCGAAATGACATAGTACAGTCACTTGAAAAGGCTGTAGATATGTATAAGTATGGTAAAATAGCCTTTGTAGCAATGGAGAGAATAACTTGGGATTATGATGGGATTGGTTCTAATGGTAAAAAGGTGGATCACGATAAGTTCTTAGATGATGCTGAAAAACATTATCTGCCAAAGACATATACTTTTGATAATGGAACCTTTATTATAAGAGCAGGGGATAAGGTATCCGAAGAAAAAATAAAAAGGCTATATTGGGCATCAAGAGAAGTGAAGTCTCAATTCCATAGAGTAGTTGGCAATGATAAAGCTTTAGAGGTGGGAAATGCCGATGATGTTTTAACTATGAAAATATTTAATAGCCCAGAAGAATATAAATTTAATACCAATATAAATGGTGTAAGCACTGATAATGGTGGTCTATATATAGAACCAAGAGGGACTTTCTACACTTATGAGAGAACACCTCAACAAAGTATATTTAGTCTTGAAGAATTGTTTAGACATGAATATACTCACTATTTACAAGCGAGATATCTTGTAGATGGTTTATGGGGGCAAGGTCCATTTTATGAAAAAAATAGATTAACTTGGTTTGATGAAGGTACAGCTGAATTCTTTGCAGGATCTACCCGTACATCTGGTGTTTTACCAAGAAAATCAATATTAGGATATTTGGCTAAGGATAAAGTAGATCATAGATACTCATTAAAGAAGACTCTTAATTCAGGGTATGATGACAGTGATTGGATGTTCTATAATTATGGATTTGCAGTTGCACATTACCTATATGAAAAAGATATGCCTACATTTATTAAGATGAATAAAGCTATATTGAATACAGATGTGAAATCTTATGATGAAATAATAAAAAAATTAAGTGATGATGCAAATAAAAATACAGAATATCAAAACCATATTCAAGAGTTAGCAGATAAATATCAAGGAGCAGGCATACCTCTAGTATCAGATGATTACTTAAAAGATCATGGATATAAGAAAGCATCTGAAGTATATTCTGAAATTTCAAAAGCTGCTTCTCTTACAAACACTAGTGTAACAGCAGAAAAATCTCAATATTTTAACACATTCACTTTAAGAGGAACTTATACAGGTGAAACTTCTAAAGGTGAATTTAAAGATTGGGATGAAATGAGTAAAAAATTAGATGGAACTTTGGAGTCCCTTGCTAAAAATTCTTGGAGTGGATACAAAACTTTAACAGCATACTTTACGAATTATAGAGTTACAAGCGATAATAAAGTTCAATATGATGTAGTTTTCCATGGGGTTTTAACAGATAATGCGGATATTAGTAACAATAAGGCTCCAATAGCAAAGGTAACTGGACCAAGCACTGGTGCTGTAGGAAGAAATATTGAATTTAGTGGAAAAGATAGTAAAGATGAAGATGGTAAAATAGTATCATATGATTGGGATTTTGGCGATGGTGCAACTAGTAGAGGCAAAAATTCAGTACATGCTTACAAAAAAGCAGGAACATATAATGTTACATTAAAAGTAACTGACGATAAGGGTGCAACAGCTACAGAAAGCTTTACTATAGAAATAAAGAACGAAGATACAACAACACCTATAACTAAAGAAATGGAACCTAATGATGATATAAAAGAGGCTAATGGTCCAATAGTTGAAGGTGTTACTGTAAAAGGTGATTTAAATGGTTCTGATGATGCTGATACCTTCTATTTTGATGTAAAAGAAGATGGTGATGTTACAATTGAACTTCCTTATTCAGGGTCATCTAATTTCACATGGTTAGTTTATAAAGAGGGAGACGATCAAAACCATATTGCAAGTGGTATAGATAAGAATAACTCAAAAGTTGGAACATTTAAATCTACAAAAGGAAGACATTATGTGTTTATATATAAACACGATTCTGCTTCAAATATATCCTATTCTTTAAACATAAAAGGATTAGGTAACGAGAAATTGAAGGAAAAAGAAAATAATGATTCTTCTGATAAAGCTACAGTTATACCAAATTTCAATACCACTATGCAAGGTTCACTTTTAGGTGATGATTCAAGAGATTATTATTCTTTTGAGGTTAAGGAAGAAGGCGAAGTTAATATAGAACTAGATAAAAAGGATGAATTTGGTGTAACATGGACACTACATCCAGAGTCAAATATTAATGACAGAATAACTTACGGACAAGTTGATGGTAATAAGGTATCTAATAAAGTTAAATTAAGACCAGGAAAATATTATCTACTTGTTTATAAATACTCAGGATCAGGAAACTATGAGTTAAGGGTAAATAAATAA
- the yfcE gene encoding phosphodiesterase yields MKIMFISDIHGSLYFLNKALERFEEEKADYIGILGDVLYHGPRNDLPKEYNPKDVAKILNRYKNKIIAVRGNCDSEVDQMLIDYPMLSDYSIIFFNNKKIFLTHGHIFNKDNMPHFNIGDIMISGHTHIPSIEHIDGVTFINPGSISIPKGGSENSYGILNEDGFSIKNLNGKVILTLNI; encoded by the coding sequence ATGAAGATTATGTTTATATCTGATATTCATGGTTCTTTATATTTTTTAAATAAAGCATTAGAAAGATTTGAAGAGGAAAAAGCAGATTATATAGGGATTTTAGGAGATGTATTATATCATGGACCTAGAAATGATTTACCAAAAGAATATAATCCAAAGGATGTTGCAAAAATCCTAAATAGGTATAAAAATAAAATAATAGCCGTAAGGGGAAATTGTGATAGTGAAGTAGATCAAATGCTTATAGACTATCCAATGCTTAGTGATTATAGTATAATTTTTTTTAATAACAAGAAAATATTTTTAACTCACGGACATATTTTTAATAAAGATAATATGCCTCATTTTAATATAGGAGATATTATGATAAGTGGTCATACTCATATTCCAAGTATAGAACATATAGACGGGGTAACTTTTATAAATCCTGGTTCTATATCTATACCTAAAGGTGGAAGTGAAAATTCTTATGGTATTTTAAATGAGGATGGATTCTCAATTAAAAATTTAAATGGAAAGGTTATATTAACTTTAAATATATAA
- a CDS encoding M15 family metallopeptidase — MSKKYNNLYKTNKRYILLASFILFLYLVGNKNLNIIHVSLKHDFEKNYINAKALLDDPSKEIKFLDLILVDRNGDSKKDPKKAMETSLRGKYKIENTTYIKNGITYVKNLKDVGVLVNKNRRITSSYEPEELSRVNIPFHRTSFSKENMMVKEAARAAEKLVGDASNEKLYLKGVSAYRSYNNQETTYSYISKTKGEEHADVYSARPGQSEHQTGFAIDLGIRSLNYDLNENFSNTKEGIWLSQNCYRYGFIIRYPKGKEHITGYSFEPWHIRYVGVELAKYLTENNLTLEEFYSFK, encoded by the coding sequence ATGAGTAAGAAATACAATAACTTATATAAAACCAATAAGAGATATATTTTATTAGCATCTTTTATTTTGTTTCTTTACCTAGTAGGAAATAAAAATTTAAATATTATACATGTTTCTCTAAAACATGATTTTGAAAAAAATTATATTAATGCGAAGGCCTTATTAGATGATCCTTCTAAAGAAATAAAATTTTTAGACTTGATATTGGTAGATAGAAATGGCGATTCTAAAAAAGATCCTAAAAAAGCTATGGAAACTTCGCTTAGAGGTAAGTATAAGATAGAAAATACTACATATATAAAAAATGGTATTACGTATGTTAAAAATTTAAAGGATGTAGGGGTACTTGTCAATAAAAACAGACGCATAACATCTTCATATGAACCTGAAGAACTTTCTCGTGTTAATATACCTTTTCATAGAACTAGTTTTTCAAAGGAAAATATGATGGTTAAAGAGGCTGCTAGGGCGGCAGAAAAATTAGTTGGAGACGCTTCAAATGAAAAACTTTACTTAAAAGGTGTTTCAGCGTATAGATCTTATAATAACCAGGAAACTACATATTCATACATAAGTAAGACTAAAGGAGAAGAACATGCTGATGTATACTCGGCTAGGCCTGGGCAAAGTGAACATCAAACAGGGTTTGCTATAGATCTGGGCATTCGAAGCTTAAACTATGATCTAAATGAAAACTTTTCTAATACCAAAGAGGGTATTTGGCTTTCTCAAAATTGTTATAGATATGGATTTATAATAAGATATCCCAAAGGAAAGGAACATATAACAGGTTATTCTTTCGAACCTTGGCATATTAGATATGTTGGAGTAGAATTAGCAAAATATTTGACAGAAAATAATCTTACGCTAGAAGAGTTTTATTCTTTTAAATAA